In the genome of Lacerta agilis isolate rLacAgi1 chromosome 2, rLacAgi1.pri, whole genome shotgun sequence, one region contains:
- the GALK1 gene encoding galactokinase, translating into MESPSGPEQGSLLAAARGAYRTFFGGVDPQIAVSAPGRVNLIGEHTDYNQGFVLPMALQMGTMVVGSPREDGIISIVTTAQGADEPKKVTFPVPVEGATLEPGEPRWANYVKGVIQHYQAGPLPGFNAVIASNVPLGGGLSSSASLEVATYTFLQQLCPDDGNPVTKALVCQKAEHTFAMMPCGIMDQFISVMGKEGHALLIDCRSLETSLVPLADPDVVVLITNSNVRHTLTGSEYPTRRRQCEEAAKVLGKESLREATMADLEASKALLSELVYRRARHVIGEIERTSRATEALQSKDYKRFGQLMVESHNSLRDDYDVSCPELDELVSAALEIPGVYGSRMTGGGFGGCTVTLLESGVAEKVQKHIKEKYSRTATFYLTQPSDGARVHPLQ; encoded by the exons ATGGAAAGCCCAAGTGGACCCGAGCAGGGCTCGCTGCTGGCGGCCGCCCGGGGGGCTTACAGGACCTTTTTCGGAGGGGTGGATCCCCAGATCGCGGTGTCGGCTCCGGGAAGGGTGAACTTGATCGGGGAGCACACGGATTACAACCAGGGGTTCGTGCTTCCTATG GCCTTGCAGATGGGAACCATGGTGGTTGGGAGCCCGAGAGAAGATGGAATCATATCCATTGTCACAACCGCACAGGGAGCAGACGAGCCTAAAAAGGTGACATTTCCAGTTCCCGTGGAAGGTGCCACCTTGGAGCCAGGAGAACCTCGCTGGGCAAACTATGTCAAAGGGGTCATTCAGCATTATCAGG CTGGCCCTCTCCCAGGCTTCAATGCAGTCATAGCCAGCAATGTTCCACTCGGTGGCGGTCTGTCAAGTTCAGCTTCCTTGGAAGTGGCTACgtacacatttctgcagcagttgtGTCCAG ATGATGGGAATCCTGTAACTAAGGCATTAGTATGCCAGAAAGCGGAGCACACCTTTGCAATGATGCCTTGTGGCATCATGGACCAGTTCATCTCTGTGATGGGGAAGGAGGGCCATGCCTTGCTGATAGACTGCAG GTCACTAGAGACTTCCCTGGTGCCTTTGGCTGACCCAGATGTAGTTGTACTCATCACCAACTCCAATGTGCGGCACACCTTGACGGGCAGTGAATACCCCACCCGTCGGCGCCAGTGTGAAGAGGCAGCGAAGGTGCTTGGCAAGGAAAGCCTGAGAGAAGCCACTATGGCAGACTTAGAGG CTTCTAAGGCCTTGCTAAGTGAGTTGGTGTACCGGCGAGCCAGGCACGTCATTGGGGAAATCGAACGTACCTCCCGAGCCACTGAGGCACTGCAGTCCAAGGACTATAAGAGATTTGGGCAACTGATGGTGGAGAGTCACAATTCCTTGCG AGATGACTATGACGTCAGCTGCCCAGAATTAGATGAACTGGTTTCTGCTGCTTTGGAGATCCCTGGAGTTTACGGCAGCAGGATGACTGGTGGGGGATTCGGAGGCTGCACTGTTACTCTGCTTGAATCTGGCGTAGCAGAAAAAGTCCAGAAGCATATCAAG GAAAAATACAGCAGGACAGCCACCTTCTATTTGACACAACCTTCTGATGGAGCCAGAGTACATCCTCTGCAATGA